One region of Thermoleophilia bacterium genomic DNA includes:
- a CDS encoding NAD(P)H-dependent oxidoreductase subunit E, whose product MVTQDLERLRQEVEEIAALTNFSRASLIPILRRVKEKYRELDSDAMQIIADVVGTHPVEVEAVATFYSFLRPERQGYFIFRLCRTYSCELAGKEEVAKALEEELGIAFGETSEDGAFTLEWANCMGMCDQGPALMVNEDVYTRVTPQKVAQIVADYRARYREIATQPTADARASADAADKSKAPVIEASLAEPRNELTFATVKPGEGLAKALSMSRADIIDLIRDSGLKGRGGAGFPTGVKWNLAAAETRQPKYIMCNADEGEPGTFKDRLLLSGYADLVMEGMTIAARAIGASLGLIYLRAEYGYLRHHLEETIRRRKEAGLLGKDIGGIPGFNFTIMVAMGAGAYVCGEETALIESLEGFRGEPRNRPPFPVVSGFLNRPSVVNNVETLAWVPCILAKGVDWFKSVGTERSAGHKLFSVSGDCARPGIYEFPFGITVAELLKEVGGEDAKAVQIGGASGRCVPRSHFERQLAYEDIPTGGSIIVIGPDRDMLALAHNLLEFFVDESCGQCTPCRIGNAKLLEGVEMLREGRCTPEYLEELKSLANTMQVASKCGLGQTSSVALMSILEHFGDEIHAR is encoded by the coding sequence ATGGTGACCCAAGATTTAGAGCGACTGCGCCAAGAAGTCGAGGAGATCGCGGCTCTCACCAATTTCAGCCGCGCTTCCCTCATCCCCATATTGCGTCGAGTCAAGGAAAAGTACCGGGAGCTTGACAGCGACGCCATGCAGATCATTGCCGACGTGGTCGGTACTCACCCTGTGGAGGTGGAAGCAGTTGCCACCTTCTACAGCTTCCTCCGGCCCGAAAGACAAGGCTACTTCATCTTCCGCTTATGCCGCACATACTCTTGTGAGCTTGCCGGTAAGGAAGAAGTAGCCAAAGCGCTCGAGGAAGAGCTGGGCATTGCTTTTGGAGAGACATCAGAAGACGGCGCTTTTACCCTTGAATGGGCCAACTGCATGGGCATGTGCGATCAGGGTCCCGCCCTTATGGTAAACGAGGACGTCTACACCCGGGTTACCCCGCAAAAGGTGGCCCAGATTGTGGCAGACTACAGGGCTCGCTACCGCGAAATCGCCACTCAGCCTACAGCTGACGCACGGGCTTCGGCTGACGCAGCTGACAAGAGCAAAGCCCCGGTCATTGAAGCATCTTTGGCCGAGCCTCGTAATGAGCTTACTTTTGCGACCGTCAAGCCTGGCGAAGGTTTGGCCAAGGCTCTTTCGATGTCCCGCGCTGACATCATCGACCTTATTAGAGATTCTGGTCTTAAGGGACGCGGCGGGGCTGGCTTCCCCACCGGGGTCAAATGGAACCTCGCTGCCGCTGAGACTAGACAGCCCAAGTACATCATGTGCAACGCGGATGAAGGCGAGCCTGGCACCTTTAAGGACCGGCTGCTCTTGAGCGGTTACGCTGACTTGGTGATGGAGGGAATGACCATCGCGGCTCGCGCGATTGGAGCTTCTCTTGGCCTCATCTACCTGCGGGCCGAGTATGGATATTTGCGCCACCACCTAGAGGAGACCATCCGCCGGCGCAAGGAAGCCGGACTTCTGGGGAAGGACATCGGTGGTATCCCAGGCTTCAACTTCACTATCATGGTGGCCATGGGCGCCGGAGCTTACGTTTGCGGCGAGGAGACGGCTCTTATCGAGTCGCTCGAAGGCTTCCGCGGCGAACCTCGCAACCGTCCCCCATTCCCTGTAGTTTCCGGATTCTTAAACCGCCCCTCTGTGGTCAACAATGTGGAGACCCTGGCCTGGGTTCCGTGCATCTTGGCCAAAGGGGTGGACTGGTTCAAGAGTGTGGGAACGGAGAGATCAGCCGGACACAAGTTGTTTAGCGTCTCCGGTGATTGCGCCCGTCCCGGCATATACGAGTTCCCCTTCGGTATTACCGTAGCGGAACTCCTCAAGGAGGTGGGCGGCGAAGACGCCAAGGCAGTCCAGATTGGAGGAGCGTCTGGGCGCTGCGTCCCGCGGAGTCACTTCGAACGGCAACTAGCCTATGAGGATATCCCTACGGGCGGGTCGATCATCGTGATTGGCCCCGACCGGGACATGCTTGCTTTGGCTCACAATTTGCTTGAGTTCTTTGTTGACGAATCCTGCGGTCAGTGTACGCCGTGCCGTATCGGCAACGCCAAACTTCTTGAGGGTGTCGAGATGTTGCGAGAAGGCCGGTGCACCCCAGAGTACCTCGAGGAGCTTAAGAGCTTAGCCAATACCATGCAGGTTGCCTCCAAGTGTGGCTTGGGGCAGACAAGCTCCGTGGCTTTGATGTCCATCCTAGAGCATTTCGGAGATGAGATCCATGCCCGATAA
- a CDS encoding response regulator translates to MSKILIVDDDPDMVEAGRVVLEREGHTVLSAANARDGMAKLEEAKPDLLILDVMMEEYDDGLRMARDIRRKGHQLPILMLTSVNRALGLEIDKDEEMVPVDDFVEKPVDPSTLIEKVNSLLQKQTQEDA, encoded by the coding sequence GTGTCCAAGATCTTGATCGTGGACGACGACCCGGACATGGTCGAGGCGGGTCGGGTAGTCCTAGAGCGGGAGGGGCACACCGTATTAAGTGCCGCTAACGCGCGAGACGGTATGGCCAAACTAGAAGAGGCCAAGCCGGATTTGCTAATCCTCGACGTAATGATGGAAGAGTACGACGACGGCCTGCGAATGGCGCGCGACATCCGGCGCAAGGGCCATCAACTACCAATACTCATGCTTACTAGCGTCAACCGGGCTCTAGGTCTCGAAATCGACAAAGATGAAGAGATGGTCCCAGTTGACGACTTTGTCGAAAAGCCGGTTGACCCATCCACTCTGATTGAGAAAGTCAATTCGCTTCTGCAAAAACAGACACAGGAAGACGCGTGA